The following coding sequences are from one Calditrichota bacterium window:
- a CDS encoding trypsin-like peptidase domain-containing protein — protein sequence MKLPLAFLAIIVGFTILCSCARMASHAGLAPLPQEERVRELALLEPSVVKITCSAYYRNYMYPRPGVQQLPVEQKLTSSSVAGTGLVLLQNSREMLVLTCNHVVEFADTVRHYFLDDAKRPTNHLRQLSIKYRQDIFVFHRSGEWTAGELVAADRENDIALLKTSRAGQQMAESPLPFPFGDAGDLKLGHEVYVLGFPKGFFVVTSGLVSPSRGRGRFMVDIAFNRGYSGGVVVHRNERQGRMEYVGMATSAAYDSQYLLVPPTDTTPPTPEPDIPYTGDVFVEELKLINYGITFVVSSNTVRNFLRTNLDLLQRNGFAVETLLK from the coding sequence ATGAAGCTGCCATTGGCCTTTCTCGCAATCATAGTGGGCTTTACCATCCTCTGCTCGTGTGCGCGTATGGCCTCTCACGCGGGGCTCGCACCGCTGCCCCAGGAGGAGCGCGTACGAGAGCTGGCCCTCCTCGAGCCCTCGGTGGTGAAAATCACCTGCTCAGCCTACTACCGCAACTACATGTACCCGCGCCCGGGAGTGCAGCAGCTCCCGGTCGAGCAGAAACTCACTAGCAGCTCAGTGGCGGGCACCGGCCTGGTGCTGTTGCAAAACAGCCGGGAAATGCTTGTGCTCACTTGCAACCACGTGGTCGAATTCGCCGATACCGTCCGCCACTACTTTCTTGACGATGCTAAGCGTCCCACAAACCACCTGCGGCAGCTGTCCATCAAGTACCGGCAGGACATCTTCGTCTTCCACCGCAGTGGAGAGTGGACGGCAGGCGAACTGGTTGCGGCTGATCGCGAGAACGACATCGCCTTGCTCAAGACCTCGCGCGCCGGCCAACAGATGGCAGAGAGCCCCTTGCCTTTCCCCTTCGGCGACGCCGGAGACCTGAAGCTCGGGCACGAGGTCTACGTGCTTGGCTTCCCCAAAGGGTTCTTCGTGGTAACCAGCGGGCTGGTGAGCCCCTCACGAGGTCGCGGCAGGTTCATGGTGGACATCGCTTTCAACCGGGGCTACTCTGGTGGGGTGGTGGTACATCGCAACGAACGCCAGGGACGCATGGAGTACGTGGGGATGGCCACCTCGGCTGCCTATGACTCGCAGTACCTGCTTGTCCCCCCTACCGACACGACACCACCGACCCCTGAGCCCGACATTCCCTACACGGGCGATGTCTTCGTGGAGGAGCTGAAGCTGATCAATTACGGCATCACTTTTGTCGTCAGCAGCAACACTGTGCGCAATTTCCTGCGGACCAATCTCGACCTGTTGCAGCGCAATGGGTTCGCCGTCGAAACCCTTCTCAAGTGA
- a CDS encoding L,D-transpeptidase encodes MRSSVPDEATPAVRLAPASKPHWFATSAAGIAVGLLLLLAAPALESNIEKVVESAHASAPPPTASGVDSARERQLRRSVAELRRRFKQLTPTGHYLIVDTANNRIFVKSGDRLVHEGICSTGSYVMLRAGDKRTWVFQTPRGMFRVHAKLEAPVWRKPDWAFIEEGREPPPPTHPDRFEFGVLGEYALAFGDGYLVHGTLYKRLLGMPVTHGCVRLGDEDLRIVYHKLQEGSRIYVY; translated from the coding sequence ATGCGCAGCTCCGTGCCGGATGAGGCAACCCCCGCGGTTCGTTTGGCGCCTGCCTCCAAGCCGCATTGGTTCGCCACCTCCGCAGCAGGCATTGCGGTTGGCTTGCTGTTGCTCCTCGCGGCGCCAGCGCTGGAAAGCAATATCGAAAAGGTGGTGGAGTCGGCCCATGCAAGTGCTCCACCCCCGACAGCTTCCGGCGTGGACTCAGCTCGGGAACGGCAGCTGCGGCGCAGCGTCGCAGAACTGCGGCGCCGCTTCAAGCAGCTTACGCCCACAGGGCACTACCTCATCGTAGACACCGCCAACAATCGCATCTTTGTCAAGTCCGGCGACCGCCTGGTGCACGAGGGGATCTGCTCCACCGGCAGCTACGTGATGCTCCGCGCCGGGGACAAACGCACCTGGGTGTTCCAGACGCCCAGAGGGATGTTCAGGGTGCACGCCAAGTTAGAAGCACCGGTGTGGCGGAAGCCCGATTGGGCGTTCATCGAAGAAGGCAGAGAACCACCGCCTCCAACGCACCCGGATAGATTCGAGTTTGGCGTGCTCGGTGAATATGCGCTGGCGTTCGGGGACGGTTACCTCGTGCACGGTACGTTGTACAAGCGTCTGTTAGGGATGCCGGTCACCCACGGCTGCGTCCGCCTCGGTGACGAAGATCTGCGCATCGTCTACCACAAGTTGCAGGAAGGGTCAAGGATTTACGTGTACTGA
- a CDS encoding LptF/LptG family permease translates to MLILPRYIIREHIGPFLFAFFVITLFFLLNILFRELGRLLSRGLEFALIVEYLTLHMGWIVALTLPMAVLPAVLMAFGRLSSDNEIVAIKASGISLYRIIAPVLVAAAGLCAFCIWFGNSILPDMNHRARLLTADIARKRPTLTLEPGVVFEVSPSLHLSARVIKEAEGYSKLWGVIVDDYSEPDVTQTVFADSGEIRVDKTHGILTLDLYHGAIEKIDYRKLGEYVHIWFPHMRITPEVPGLVLSRSESEYRGDREKSARTMLREVRQKRELLAAQEARIKQLLAQPQTQALQTLLPRKALDKLRAQDVDRLLRQWDAAKAQGTEKLELTQMQIRTLNNVRDALLNMESLKKSISKLMVEVHKKYSIPVACLVFVLIGTPLGIMAHRGGWAVGGGISLFFFLLYWTLLIGGEELADRRIISPFWAMWSADILVGAAGVYLLIRTARETTLIDFGRLRAIVRKGSSP, encoded by the coding sequence ATGCTGATATTGCCCCGGTACATTATCCGCGAACACATCGGCCCTTTTCTCTTTGCCTTTTTTGTCATCACCCTTTTCTTTCTTCTCAACATCCTGTTTCGCGAACTGGGCCGGCTGCTGAGTCGCGGTCTGGAGTTTGCGCTCATTGTGGAGTACCTCACGCTCCACATGGGGTGGATTGTGGCGCTCACTTTGCCGATGGCCGTTCTGCCGGCGGTGCTGATGGCATTTGGCCGCCTGTCCTCCGACAATGAGATTGTCGCCATCAAAGCCAGTGGCATCAGCCTATACCGCATCATCGCGCCAGTGTTGGTGGCGGCTGCTGGCCTCTGCGCCTTCTGCATCTGGTTTGGCAATAGCATCCTGCCCGACATGAACCACCGTGCCCGCCTGCTCACCGCCGATATCGCGCGCAAGCGCCCCACCCTCACCCTCGAGCCAGGCGTCGTGTTTGAGGTGAGTCCTTCGCTGCATCTGAGCGCGCGGGTCATCAAGGAGGCGGAAGGCTATTCCAAGCTCTGGGGCGTCATCGTGGACGACTACAGCGAGCCAGATGTAACCCAGACGGTGTTCGCCGATAGCGGCGAGATTCGCGTTGACAAGACGCACGGCATCCTCACCTTGGACCTCTATCACGGGGCAATTGAGAAGATTGATTACCGCAAGCTGGGCGAATACGTGCACATCTGGTTCCCGCACATGCGTATTACCCCTGAGGTGCCCGGGTTGGTACTCAGCCGCAGCGAATCGGAGTACCGCGGCGACCGGGAGAAGAGCGCTCGGACCATGTTGCGTGAGGTGCGCCAGAAGCGAGAGCTGCTGGCCGCGCAGGAGGCAAGAATCAAGCAGTTGCTGGCGCAGCCACAGACCCAGGCCCTGCAGACGCTGCTGCCCCGCAAGGCCTTGGATAAGCTGCGCGCCCAGGATGTGGATAGGCTACTCCGCCAGTGGGACGCAGCCAAGGCGCAAGGGACGGAGAAGCTGGAGCTCACCCAGATGCAGATCCGCACCTTGAACAACGTGCGGGATGCCCTGCTGAACATGGAGTCGCTGAAGAAGAGCATCAGCAAGCTCATGGTGGAAGTACACAAGAAGTACTCCATCCCCGTGGCCTGTCTGGTCTTTGTGCTCATCGGCACGCCACTGGGGATCATGGCGCATCGCGGCGGGTGGGCAGTTGGAGGTGGCATCAGCCTCTTTTTCTTCCTTCTGTACTGGACGCTCTTGATTGGCGGCGAGGAGCTGGCCGACAGGCGCATCATCAGCCCGTTCTGGGCCATGTGGTCAGCAGACATTCTGGTGGGGGCCGCCGGCGTCTACCTTCTCATCCGCACTGCGCGCGAGACCACGCTCATCGACTTTGGCCGATTGCGCGCGATTGTACGAAAGGGGAGTTCCCCATGA
- a CDS encoding L,D-transpeptidase family protein, with protein NTVRAYFAKVPTWQKWAEETIAYSKEHACTVIIVDKFAHTCRVYRAGKPVAEFPVELGQNWMGHKRHRGDNATPEGHYVVTQKKARRSTIYHKALVINYPNETDRRQFEADKRSGQLPPGAQIGGLIEIHGEGGRGFDWTNGCVALTNADMDRLYDMVDVGTRVTIVGSLRTWESCFRGTNYVTVGTK; from the coding sequence AACACCGTACGCGCCTACTTCGCCAAGGTTCCTACATGGCAAAAGTGGGCGGAGGAGACAATTGCCTACTCTAAGGAACACGCCTGCACGGTGATCATCGTTGACAAGTTCGCGCACACATGCCGGGTCTACCGGGCAGGCAAACCCGTGGCAGAATTCCCGGTGGAGCTGGGCCAAAACTGGATGGGCCACAAGCGACACAGAGGGGACAATGCGACACCCGAGGGGCACTACGTGGTCACCCAGAAAAAGGCAAGGCGGTCCACCATTTACCACAAGGCCCTGGTCATCAACTACCCCAACGAAACAGACCGTCGTCAATTTGAGGCTGACAAACGAAGCGGCCAACTGCCGCCTGGAGCGCAGATCGGCGGGCTCATCGAAATCCACGGCGAGGGTGGCAGGGGCTTTGATTGGACCAACGGCTGCGTGGCCTTGACCAACGCCGATATGGACCGGCTGTATGACATGGTCGACGTGGGTACTAGGGTGACCATCGTCGGCTCTCTGCGCACCTGGGAGTCATGCTTCCGCGGCACAAACTATGTTACTGTTGGCACAAAATGA
- the lptG gene encoding LPS export ABC transporter permease LptG produces the protein MRILDRYIARRFLSNLTFALVAFAVIFIVVDMVENLDAFLDRHVSWTIVAKYYLLYLPYIVVMSLPVAVLLASLFCMGTLAKHNELVAMKATGTSLYRILLPMIVLGVLVSVADIFVGEVVSPVANRRKREIRLDYIEKHDFNIRRRMTNLIVRDRADRRVLIRYYDSKQQTAYRVSIQEYEGSTVRRRLDAPVMRWTGSNWRMENGYERLFADGQEQAVAFASLDVPDLGVTHRELARVQLEPEEMSYGELREFIEEVRRNGGKPHRWLVDLYLKISFPFSNLIILLIGASLASSKRRSGVAVSFGFSLVICFLYFGLLKTGQSLGHAGTLPPLLAAWLGNLVFLAVGIVLVARTRT, from the coding sequence ATGCGCATTCTTGACCGCTACATCGCCCGCCGCTTCCTGAGCAACCTCACTTTTGCTCTGGTCGCATTTGCCGTCATCTTCATCGTCGTCGACATGGTGGAGAACCTCGACGCCTTCTTGGATCGTCACGTGTCGTGGACGATCGTGGCCAAGTACTATCTTCTGTACCTCCCTTACATCGTGGTCATGAGCCTGCCAGTAGCTGTGCTGCTTGCCAGCCTGTTCTGCATGGGAACGCTGGCCAAGCACAACGAGCTGGTGGCAATGAAGGCCACAGGCACATCCCTCTACCGCATACTCCTGCCGATGATCGTGCTGGGAGTGCTGGTCAGCGTTGCGGACATTTTTGTCGGCGAGGTGGTGTCGCCAGTGGCCAATCGCCGCAAGCGGGAGATTAGGCTGGACTACATCGAGAAGCACGACTTTAACATTCGGCGGCGCATGACCAACCTCATCGTGCGCGATCGTGCGGATCGGCGTGTGCTCATCCGCTACTATGACTCCAAGCAGCAGACCGCCTACCGGGTCAGCATCCAGGAGTACGAGGGCTCCACGGTGAGGCGGCGCCTCGACGCACCCGTCATGCGCTGGACCGGCAGCAACTGGCGCATGGAAAACGGGTACGAGCGCCTCTTCGCCGACGGACAAGAGCAGGCAGTGGCCTTTGCCAGCCTTGACGTCCCAGACCTCGGCGTCACGCATCGGGAGTTGGCACGAGTGCAATTGGAGCCGGAAGAGATGTCCTATGGCGAGCTGCGCGAGTTCATCGAGGAGGTGCGCCGCAACGGCGGCAAACCACATCGTTGGCTGGTGGATCTCTACCTAAAGATCTCCTTCCCCTTCAGCAACCTCATCATTCTCCTCATCGGGGCCTCTCTTGCTTCCAGCAAGCGCCGCAGCGGTGTGGCGGTGAGTTTCGGCTTCAGTCTGGTGATTTGCTTCCTCTACTTCGGCTTGCTGAAGACGGGACAATCCCTGGGCCACGCTGGCACTCTGCCCCCGCTCTTGGCCGCATGGCTGGGCAACCTGGTGTTCCTTGCCGTGGGCATTGTCTTGGTCGCCCGCACGCGGACGTGA